The Halogranum gelatinilyticum genome includes a window with the following:
- the carB gene encoding carbamoyl-phosphate synthase large subunit yields the protein MPDEEPSEERTILLIGSGPIQIGQAAEFDYSGAQACRALQEEGARVVLVNSNPATIMTDPEMADRVYIEPITTEAISEIIEKERPDGVIAGLGGQTGLNVTAELAEEGVLDEFDVDIMGTPLDTIYATEDRDLFRKRMENIGQPVPQSTTISLDEGESVQEMNEETLVDRVEAAVDDVGGLPVISRTTYTLGGSGSGVVHEMDELIERVRKGLRLSRNSEVLITESIAGWVELEYEVMRDADDSCIIICNMENIDPMGIHTGESTVVTPSQVIPDDGHQEMRTAALDVIRELGIQGGCNIQFAWHDDGTPGGEYRVVEVNPRVSRSSALASKATGYPIARVTAKVALGKRLHEITNEITGETTAAFEPAIDYVVTKVPRWPKDKFGDVDFELGTAMKSTGEAMAIGRTFEESLLKSLRSSEYDPAADWAEVDDEELENEYLVKPTPDRPYAMFEAFERGYTVEEVIELTGIKEWYVERFKRVADSSVAAQDGNFTEAATAGFTNAQIAASTGETVDTVEQNVPGRTYKQVDTCAGEFAAQTPYYYSSRKPEFFTGPYKGESAGGELRVNRDMESVVVVGGGPIRIGQGVEFDYCSVHAVRALREMGIEAHVVNNNPETVSTDYDTSDGLFFEPITAEEVADVVEATGADGVMVQFGGQTSVNIGEPLEDEIQRRGLDCDVMGTTVEAMDLAEDRDRFNALMDELGIKQPKGGTATSEEEALDLAGELGYPVLVRPSYVLGGRAMQVVYDDEDLKEYIEEAVRVSPDKPILVDQFLGGAVELDVDAVSDGERILIGGVMEHVETAGVHSGDSACMIPPRSLDEETLGRVREVTEDIATALDTVGLMNVQLAVKDGEVYVLEANPRSSRTVPYVSKATGVPIAKLAAKVMAGSTLDELEAEEQIPEQVSVKEVVLPFDRLPGSDPRLGPEMKSTGEVMGTASTFGKAYEKAQSATGKAIPAGGTAVVDLSADEFPDVGSDEATALVDGYSEFFELAEFDDLRQALREGKVDLVVSRNREALEVAVEEDVTYFSTHASAKAALEGLRARDEPIDVQAVSDRPTTTAEWGK from the coding sequence ATGCCCGACGAGGAACCCTCAGAAGAGAGAACGATTCTACTCATCGGTAGTGGCCCAATCCAGATCGGACAGGCAGCGGAGTTCGACTACTCCGGCGCGCAGGCCTGTCGCGCACTGCAGGAGGAGGGGGCCCGAGTCGTCCTCGTCAACTCCAATCCGGCGACCATCATGACCGACCCGGAGATGGCCGACCGTGTCTACATCGAGCCAATCACGACCGAGGCCATCTCGGAGATCATCGAGAAGGAACGCCCCGACGGCGTCATCGCCGGTCTCGGCGGTCAGACCGGGCTGAACGTCACCGCCGAACTGGCCGAGGAAGGCGTCCTCGACGAGTTCGACGTCGACATCATGGGGACGCCGCTCGACACCATCTACGCGACGGAGGACCGCGACCTCTTCCGCAAGCGCATGGAGAACATCGGCCAGCCCGTCCCGCAGTCGACGACCATCTCGCTCGACGAGGGCGAGTCGGTCCAGGAGATGAACGAAGAGACGCTCGTCGACCGCGTCGAAGCCGCCGTCGACGACGTCGGTGGTCTCCCCGTCATCTCGCGGACGACCTACACGCTCGGCGGCTCCGGCTCCGGCGTCGTCCACGAGATGGACGAACTCATCGAGCGCGTCCGCAAGGGCCTGCGCCTCTCGCGCAACAGCGAGGTGCTCATCACCGAGTCCATCGCGGGCTGGGTCGAACTCGAGTACGAGGTGATGCGCGACGCCGACGACTCGTGTATCATCATCTGCAACATGGAGAACATCGACCCGATGGGCATCCACACCGGCGAGTCGACGGTCGTGACGCCCTCGCAGGTCATCCCCGACGACGGCCACCAGGAGATGCGTACGGCCGCGCTCGACGTCATCCGCGAACTCGGCATTCAGGGGGGCTGTAACATCCAGTTCGCGTGGCACGACGACGGCACCCCCGGCGGTGAATACCGCGTTGTCGAGGTCAACCCGCGTGTCTCCCGTTCCTCCGCGCTCGCCTCGAAGGCGACCGGCTACCCCATCGCCCGCGTGACAGCCAAAGTCGCCCTCGGCAAGCGACTCCACGAGATTACGAACGAGATCACCGGCGAGACGACCGCCGCCTTCGAGCCCGCAATCGACTACGTGGTTACGAAGGTCCCGCGGTGGCCGAAGGACAAGTTCGGCGACGTCGACTTCGAACTCGGCACCGCGATGAAGTCGACAGGTGAGGCGATGGCCATCGGCCGCACCTTCGAGGAGTCGCTCCTGAAGTCCCTCAGGTCGTCCGAATACGACCCCGCCGCCGACTGGGCGGAGGTCGACGACGAAGAGTTAGAAAACGAGTATCTCGTCAAGCCGACGCCCGACCGCCCCTACGCGATGTTCGAGGCGTTCGAGCGCGGCTACACGGTCGAGGAAGTCATCGAACTTACCGGTATCAAGGAGTGGTACGTCGAACGGTTCAAGCGCGTCGCCGACTCCTCGGTCGCCGCCCAGGACGGCAACTTCACCGAGGCCGCGACGGCCGGCTTCACGAACGCCCAGATCGCTGCATCGACCGGCGAGACCGTCGACACGGTCGAACAGAACGTCCCCGGCCGCACGTACAAGCAGGTCGACACCTGCGCGGGCGAGTTCGCAGCCCAGACGCCGTACTACTACTCCTCGCGCAAGCCCGAGTTCTTCACCGGGCCGTACAAGGGTGAGTCGGCTGGTGGCGAACTCCGCGTCAACCGCGACATGGAGAGCGTCGTCGTCGTCGGCGGCGGTCCCATCCGTATCGGCCAGGGCGTCGAGTTCGACTACTGTTCGGTTCATGCTGTCCGGGCACTCCGCGAGATGGGCATCGAGGCCCACGTCGTCAACAACAACCCCGAGACAGTCTCGACGGACTACGACACCTCCGACGGCCTGTTCTTCGAACCCATCACGGCCGAAGAAGTCGCCGACGTCGTCGAGGCGACCGGCGCGGACGGCGTGATGGTCCAGTTCGGCGGCCAGACCTCAGTCAATATCGGCGAACCGCTCGAAGACGAGATCCAGCGCCGTGGTCTCGACTGCGACGTCATGGGGACGACCGTCGAGGCGATGGACCTCGCGGAGGACCGCGACCGGTTCAACGCGCTGATGGACGAGCTGGGAATCAAACAGCCGAAGGGTGGCACCGCGACCAGCGAGGAGGAGGCCCTCGACCTCGCCGGAGAGCTCGGCTATCCCGTGCTCGTCCGCCCGTCGTATGTCCTCGGTGGCCGTGCGATGCAGGTCGTCTACGACGACGAGGACCTGAAGGAGTACATCGAGGAAGCCGTCCGCGTCTCGCCGGACAAGCCCATCCTCGTCGACCAGTTCCTCGGCGGTGCGGTCGAACTCGACGTCGACGCCGTCTCCGACGGCGAGCGCATCCTCATCGGCGGCGTGATGGAACACGTCGAGACCGCCGGCGTCCACTCCGGCGACTCGGCGTGTATGATTCCGCCGCGCTCGCTGGACGAGGAGACGCTGGGTCGCGTCCGCGAAGTCACCGAAGACATCGCGACGGCGCTCGACACGGTCGGGCTGATGAACGTCCAGCTCGCCGTGAAGGACGGCGAGGTCTACGTGCTGGAGGCCAACCCGCGCTCCTCGCGGACGGTCCCGTACGTCTCGAAGGCGACCGGCGTCCCCATCGCCAAGCTGGCCGCGAAGGTCATGGCCGGGTCGACGCTCGACGAACTCGAAGCCGAAGAGCAGATTCCCGAGCAGGTAAGTGTGAAGGAAGTCGTCCTGCCGTTCGACCGTCTGCCGGGCAGTGACCCGCGGCTCGGCCCGGAGATGAAGTCCACGGGCGAGGTCATGGGCACAGCCTCCACGTTCGGCAAGGCCTACGAGAAGGCCCAGTCGGCGACGGGCAAGGCCATCCCGGCCGGTGGCACCGCAGTCGTCGACCTCTCGGCCGACGAGTTCCCGGACGTCGGCAGCGACGAGGCGACCGCACTCGTCGACGGCTACAGCGAGTTCTTCGAGCTGGCGGAGTTCGACGACCTCCGGCAGGCACTCCGCGAGGGCAAGGTCGACCTCGTCGTCTCGCGCAACCGCGAGGCTCTCGAAGTTGCTGTCGAGGAGGACGTGACCTACTTCTCCACGCACGCGAGTGCGAAGGCCGCCCTCGAAGGTCTCCGCGCCCGCGACGAACCCATCGACGTGCAGGCCGTCTCGGACCGCCCGACGACGACCGCCGAGTGGGGCAAGTAG
- a CDS encoding DUF7845 domain-containing protein — translation MSDWENPGAQEDIFDALEGAKAVRSDEDDSLTASVETTSDEADLDAGRDIPLPEMGPRTNTNRDEHERREERRERVRESLEGPVPTIRPQVHELGAHLLFTEEDHGLFEDDVSDLEDGQVVARHNQKAMMPFFALVSQYEPDLSETVDPFGFDGHAWRILPSDVKGGTRHWQGKIAARGESYEQYMEFQIGLEAGDAAGERKVTFQFRPSLPCATHHETGDRIGSMPRDLPYGVRVQVHSSNVHPDKIVPLLQKLCDEIDVNSGYFGAERVHPNSRVYNLAQYVRVDRTYGERHLVSRNGFLDQLADFAKVSGGRGEYKWNNEEVVGHRNAVVLDDESWQKLLPGMQAGARAKYYHPKLVRSEETSPDEDALRDPKYELQFTPKYSEFDSVPWRADDYDKDDLLADLDSALVNSLHWSGIPTSSSEPFTADEYFQAEVDHRDVPIYDNPMDDLRDQEEDVALQNFARNDATEKRKAVVAAVLEGGDGQHIDDITEQTGVSRQTVYRAAETFSDVFEVVGGKASFTDGIVRDRFEELLSTFESATSWVNNQVRSLVERDNRDLAETALGQWARKNMTTVSQSADGLLVKVHDGRPLDRFELTKLLREGYEAARSEGFQTALEFVEKSTVVWSDYEGNRHESSGIIRTSNAWVSVNGQHVAPLR, via the coding sequence GTGAGCGACTGGGAGAACCCAGGCGCGCAGGAGGACATCTTCGACGCGCTCGAGGGAGCAAAAGCCGTTCGCTCCGATGAAGATGACTCGCTCACCGCCAGTGTCGAGACCACGAGCGACGAGGCGGACCTTGACGCCGGGAGAGACATCCCGCTCCCAGAGATGGGTCCAAGGACGAACACCAACAGAGACGAGCACGAGCGACGTGAGGAACGTCGCGAGCGAGTCCGTGAGTCACTCGAGGGCCCAGTCCCAACAATTCGGCCACAAGTCCACGAACTCGGTGCACATCTCTTGTTCACCGAGGAAGACCACGGACTGTTCGAGGACGACGTGAGCGACCTGGAAGACGGGCAAGTCGTCGCGCGGCACAACCAGAAGGCAATGATGCCGTTCTTCGCGCTGGTGTCACAGTACGAGCCGGACCTCTCCGAGACGGTCGACCCGTTCGGCTTCGACGGTCACGCATGGCGTATCCTCCCGTCCGACGTGAAAGGTGGGACACGCCACTGGCAGGGGAAGATTGCGGCTCGCGGCGAGAGCTACGAGCAGTACATGGAGTTCCAGATCGGCCTCGAGGCGGGTGACGCCGCTGGTGAGCGAAAGGTCACGTTCCAGTTCCGGCCGTCACTCCCGTGCGCGACGCACCACGAGACCGGCGACCGAATCGGTTCGATGCCGCGCGACCTCCCCTACGGTGTGCGCGTCCAGGTACACTCGTCGAACGTCCATCCTGACAAAATCGTCCCGCTGCTCCAGAAGCTGTGTGACGAGATTGACGTCAACTCCGGCTACTTCGGTGCTGAACGCGTGCATCCGAACAGCCGCGTCTACAACCTCGCGCAGTACGTCCGCGTCGATCGGACCTACGGCGAGAGACATCTCGTTTCCCGTAACGGCTTCCTCGACCAGCTCGCGGACTTCGCGAAGGTCTCTGGCGGCCGTGGCGAGTACAAGTGGAACAACGAGGAGGTCGTCGGTCATCGCAACGCGGTGGTTCTCGACGACGAATCCTGGCAGAAGCTGTTGCCGGGGATGCAGGCCGGTGCTCGAGCGAAGTACTACCATCCGAAGCTAGTCCGAAGCGAAGAGACCTCACCCGACGAGGATGCTCTTCGCGACCCGAAGTACGAGCTGCAGTTCACGCCGAAATACAGCGAGTTCGACTCGGTGCCGTGGCGCGCCGATGACTATGACAAGGACGACCTTCTCGCCGATCTCGACAGCGCGCTGGTGAACTCGCTCCACTGGTCGGGTATCCCGACGTCGTCGAGCGAGCCGTTCACCGCGGACGAATACTTCCAGGCCGAGGTCGACCATCGCGATGTCCCGATTTACGACAACCCGATGGACGACCTCCGCGACCAGGAGGAAGACGTCGCGCTGCAGAACTTCGCTCGCAACGATGCCACCGAGAAGCGGAAGGCGGTCGTCGCGGCCGTCCTGGAGGGCGGCGACGGTCAGCACATCGACGACATCACCGAACAGACGGGTGTCTCTCGCCAGACCGTCTACCGCGCCGCGGAGACGTTCAGCGACGTCTTCGAGGTCGTTGGTGGGAAAGCCTCATTCACGGACGGCATCGTTCGTGACCGCTTCGAGGAGTTGCTCTCGACCTTCGAGAGTGCGACCTCGTGGGTCAACAATCAGGTTCGGTCTCTCGTCGAGAGAGACAACCGTGACCTCGCCGAGACAGCTCTGGGTCAGTGGGCTCGGAAGAACATGACGACCGTCTCGCAGTCCGCTGACGGCCTGCTCGTGAAGGTTCACGACGGCCGCCCGCTGGACCGCTTCGAGCTGACGAAGCTCCTCCGCGAAGGCTACGAAGCCGCTCGGAGCGAGGGCTTCCAGACCGCTCTCGAGTTCGTCGAGAAGTCGACCGTCGTCTGGTCCGACTACGAGGGCAACCGCCACGAGTCGAGTGGCATCATCCGCACGTCGAACGCGTGGGTCTCGGTCAACGGTCAGCACGTCGCGCCGCTCCGCTGA
- a CDS encoding DUF5815 family protein, which produces MAEPRVPGAGGETLELPCGEEKHIRDLDMGMREFECACGESHAVVMDIHPPDRFIPDFLVEVLREAIETTSEEMPEFDTPHMLGIVLEEFPQQVVSEDVTEDHDVGFSMIWVTDFDSRRLHEIIVELVIELMEHAVSHANDPNATAEFEEQMLDFDVGEFVEQYRDQRDLSADDVYV; this is translated from the coding sequence ATGGCAGAACCGCGCGTGCCGGGTGCAGGCGGCGAGACGCTCGAACTCCCCTGTGGCGAGGAGAAACACATCCGCGACCTCGACATGGGGATGCGGGAGTTCGAGTGTGCCTGCGGCGAGAGCCACGCCGTAGTCATGGACATCCACCCCCCGGACCGCTTCATCCCCGACTTCCTCGTCGAGGTCCTCCGCGAGGCCATCGAGACGACGAGCGAGGAGATGCCCGAGTTCGACACGCCCCATATGCTCGGCATCGTCCTCGAAGAGTTCCCCCAGCAGGTCGTCTCCGAGGACGTCACCGAGGACCACGACGTCGGCTTCTCGATGATCTGGGTGACAGATTTCGACTCGCGACGCCTCCACGAGATTATCGTCGAGTTGGTCATCGAGCTGATGGAACACGCCGTCAGCCACGCCAACGACCCGAACGCGACCGCCGAGTTCGAAGAACAGATGCTGGACTTCGACGTGGGCGAGTTCGTCGAGCAGTACCGCGACCAGCGGGACCTCAGTGCCGACGACGTCTACGTCTGA
- a CDS encoding FxsA family protein, producing the protein MKPRYLIALLLLIPLADSLVLVALAASDVLAWPAIVALVVLTGLVGMLLVRAEGRHTLRQFERRLSMGELPTNEAMDGGLLIAAGAFLLTPGLVTDTIGFLLAVPVTRYPIREVLKRYVVKPYLDKRAGGFVTGGVWTGGFPNSESSDAYDLDPESYRFEDDN; encoded by the coding sequence ATGAAACCGCGCTACCTGATAGCGCTCTTGCTACTCATCCCGTTGGCGGACTCGCTCGTCCTGGTCGCGCTCGCGGCCTCCGACGTCCTCGCGTGGCCGGCCATCGTCGCACTCGTCGTCCTCACCGGGTTGGTGGGGATGTTGCTCGTGCGCGCCGAAGGCCGACATACGCTGCGGCAGTTCGAGCGTCGGCTCTCGATGGGCGAGCTGCCGACGAACGAGGCGATGGACGGCGGCCTGCTCATCGCCGCTGGCGCGTTCCTGCTCACGCCGGGGCTCGTCACCGACACCATCGGCTTCCTGCTCGCGGTGCCCGTCACTCGCTATCCGATTCGCGAAGTGCTCAAACGCTACGTGGTCAAACCGTATCTGGACAAACGCGCCGGCGGGTTCGTCACCGGCGGCGTCTGGACCGGTGGCTTCCCCAACAGCGAGAGCAGCGACGCCTACGATCTGGACCCCGAATCGTACCGCTTCGAAGACGACAACTGA
- a CDS encoding NAD(+)/NADH kinase, with protein sequence MNVGIVAQRGNRRAARLAADLRERLTEADVGVRFDEETADALDTAGVDVSEFAACDLVVSIGGDGTFLFTARGAQDTPILGVNLGEVGFLNAVSPDDAVEMVMEEVELLRAGDLEPREVPRLAASVDGWTSQAAVNEVVVQGPRRGRGGGVDVEVRVDGSLYSSGHADGVLIATPTGSTAYNLSEGGPLVHPEVGGLIVTEMCAAEGMPPLVAPPDSEVTVVVNGGEAVVVSDGRDKHEVEAPAEVRIAQTDPPVRLAGPASDFFQALNKLN encoded by the coding sequence ATGAACGTCGGCATCGTCGCACAGCGGGGCAACCGCCGAGCAGCGCGGCTCGCGGCCGACCTCCGCGAGCGGCTTACCGAGGCGGACGTCGGGGTACGGTTCGACGAAGAGACGGCCGATGCGTTGGACACGGCGGGCGTCGACGTGAGCGAGTTCGCCGCCTGCGACCTCGTCGTCAGTATCGGCGGCGACGGTACCTTCCTCTTCACGGCGCGCGGCGCGCAGGACACCCCCATCCTCGGCGTCAACCTCGGCGAGGTCGGCTTCCTGAACGCTGTCTCGCCCGACGACGCCGTCGAGATGGTCATGGAAGAGGTCGAACTGCTCCGCGCGGGCGACCTCGAACCGCGGGAGGTCCCCCGACTCGCCGCCAGCGTCGACGGCTGGACGAGCCAGGCCGCCGTCAACGAGGTAGTCGTGCAGGGACCGCGTCGCGGCCGCGGCGGCGGCGTCGACGTCGAGGTCCGCGTCGACGGCTCGCTCTACTCCAGCGGCCACGCGGACGGCGTCCTCATCGCGACGCCGACGGGGTCGACCGCCTACAACCTCAGCGAGGGCGGCCCGCTCGTCCACCCGGAGGTCGGCGGCCTCATCGTCACCGAGATGTGCGCTGCGGAGGGGATGCCCCCGCTCGTCGCCCCGCCGGATAGCGAAGTGACGGTCGTCGTCAACGGTGGCGAGGCGGTCGTCGTCAGCGACGGCCGGGATAAACACGAAGTCGAAGCACCCGCCGAAGTCCGCATCGCCCAGACCGACCCGCCCGTGCGACTCGCCGGACCGGCCTCGGACTTCTTCCAGGCACTGAACAAACTGAACTGA
- a CDS encoding ATP-binding protein, translating to MSDEQGNGGEWAASESKDWKDGRHRRDNEHVYAHAGEVRNRNSRRHLSILKAAYERAYRRGWLESGWPAQFEKTVAYKQRMGYHATEGFSDRLAAGDAAGIRHYVGSQQDEPDVSGIRVLRTLEELIGRDAAMLYLYGHMGNGKTFFACLLAELWHGMHGENAQVGTNIRTLEAADEWICTWADLEEWMVEDEQTVLAGNQTPKLFVFDEASSTASGRGRDGWDASTKLATMVYRIRKYGGSIIIIGHDGKDVAPAVRELCTACHKTGKKTAQFYRDVKNRKGRNPLTEPLQGIPLPDKSWQPNTNDLAPWSWQEGEEQGVDAEKSYREMAIWTVINCKEQGLSHRETAKYVPFSKSQVGRIWSDYQDGDAYTETRDTVNEVFA from the coding sequence ATGAGTGACGAACAAGGAAACGGCGGCGAATGGGCCGCTTCGGAGTCAAAGGACTGGAAGGACGGACGGCACCGACGAGACAACGAGCACGTCTACGCTCACGCGGGCGAAGTACGGAACCGGAACTCTCGTCGGCACCTCTCGATTCTCAAGGCAGCCTACGAGCGAGCGTATCGACGAGGCTGGCTCGAATCTGGCTGGCCCGCTCAGTTCGAGAAGACAGTGGCATACAAGCAACGGATGGGCTACCACGCGACGGAAGGGTTCAGCGACCGTCTCGCGGCTGGCGACGCGGCCGGGATTCGCCACTACGTCGGCAGCCAGCAGGACGAGCCCGACGTCTCTGGTATTCGTGTCCTCCGCACCCTCGAGGAACTCATCGGCCGCGACGCGGCTATGCTCTACCTCTACGGCCACATGGGCAACGGCAAGACGTTCTTCGCGTGTCTCCTCGCGGAACTCTGGCACGGGATGCACGGTGAGAACGCCCAGGTGGGAACGAACATCCGCACGCTCGAGGCGGCCGACGAGTGGATCTGTACCTGGGCGGACCTCGAAGAGTGGATGGTTGAAGACGAGCAGACCGTCCTCGCCGGCAACCAGACGCCGAAGCTGTTCGTCTTCGACGAAGCTTCGAGTACGGCGTCCGGTCGCGGTCGCGACGGCTGGGATGCAAGCACGAAGCTCGCGACGATGGTCTACCGAATCCGCAAGTACGGCGGTTCGATCATCATCATCGGTCACGACGGGAAGGACGTCGCCCCAGCAGTCCGCGAACTCTGTACGGCGTGCCACAAGACCGGGAAGAAGACCGCACAGTTCTACCGCGACGTCAAGAACCGGAAGGGACGCAACCCGCTCACCGAGCCACTGCAGGGAATCCCGCTCCCGGACAAGAGCTGGCAGCCGAACACGAACGACCTCGCGCCGTGGAGCTGGCAGGAGGGCGAGGAGCAGGGTGTCGACGCCGAGAAGAGCTACCGTGAGATGGCTATTTGGACCGTCATCAACTGCAAAGAGCAGGGACTGTCCCACCGTGAAACGGCCAAATACGTGCCGTTCAGCAAGTCTCAGGTCGGTCGCATCTGGTCGGACTACCAAGACGGCGACGCCTACACTGAAACGCGGGACACCGTTAACGAGGTATTCGCGTGA
- a CDS encoding DUF7563 family protein encodes MPTRLLASSRSRCLHCDSHVTRSFRRTFGDDDNRAHRCNECDTLIRLSHGSGAGLDVDIPDPETSLGRHGGEPA; translated from the coding sequence ATGCCGACTCGACTGCTCGCGAGCAGCAGGAGTCGGTGTCTTCACTGCGATTCTCACGTCACGCGGAGCTTCCGCCGTACCTTCGGCGACGACGACAACCGCGCGCACCGCTGCAACGAGTGTGACACGCTCATTCGCCTCTCGCACGGGAGCGGTGCCGGTCTCGACGTCGACATCCCCGACCCAGAGACGTCTCTCGGCCGCCACGGAGGTGAGCCAGCGTGA
- a CDS encoding KaiC domain-containing protein: protein MADDDDWFERALRELDEEEAAEARETANGEGEGPELSEEPDHTEAEADDTQADDADDHSRSGDTFDSTVSEDSEGSEGSEGSEAPETVDPDGDLAEAFGSDRPGDGDTAGNEGREDDTADAGDDGSGTGDDPFAEDFTTALDNAPSPAGTGGENGGSDEDFGFGDFGGGGAGGGGAGGGGAGGGGAGGDFDERAGGSFGGGGGDEDFGFGDFGGGGGDGDDDFGFSGNSFDEEEFESDIDRIRIGIEGLDEMILGGVPKRSLMVAIGSAGTGKTTFGLQFLQEALENGESAVYITLEESREAILSTAEEKGWPFRKYDREGRLAIIALDPIEMANSLASIRNDLPRLIDDFGASRLVLDSVSLLEMMYDHPSKRRSEVFDFTRSLKEVGVTTMLTSEASEESPYASRHGIVEYLTDAVFVLQYVRPSDFRETRLAVEIQKIRDANHSRETKPYEITNEGISVYRQANIF from the coding sequence GTGGCTGACGACGACGACTGGTTCGAGCGCGCGCTCCGCGAACTGGACGAAGAGGAGGCCGCAGAGGCCAGGGAGACGGCAAACGGGGAGGGAGAGGGGCCGGAGCTGTCCGAGGAACCGGACCACACCGAGGCCGAGGCCGACGACACCCAGGCCGACGACGCCGACGACCACTCCCGTTCGGGCGACACCTTCGACTCCACGGTCTCGGAGGACTCTGAAGGCTCCGAAGGCTCTGAAGGCTCTGAAGCCCCCGAGACAGTCGACCCGGACGGTGACTTGGCGGAGGCCTTCGGCAGTGATCGCCCGGGAGACGGCGACACCGCGGGCAACGAGGGTCGCGAGGACGATACGGCCGACGCTGGCGACGACGGTTCCGGTACCGGTGACGACCCGTTCGCCGAGGACTTCACGACCGCCTTAGACAACGCGCCCAGCCCCGCGGGGACGGGCGGCGAGAACGGTGGCAGTGACGAGGACTTCGGCTTCGGTGACTTCGGTGGCGGTGGAGCCGGTGGCGGTGGAGCCGGTGGCGGTGGAGCCGGTGGCGGTGGAGCCGGTGGCGACTTCGATGAGAGAGCCGGCGGGAGCTTCGGTGGCGGCGGCGGTGACGAAGACTTCGGGTTCGGCGATTTCGGCGGCGGTGGCGGCGACGGCGACGACGACTTCGGCTTCAGCGGCAACTCGTTCGACGAGGAGGAGTTCGAGTCCGACATCGACCGCATCCGCATCGGTATCGAAGGTCTCGACGAGATGATCCTCGGCGGCGTCCCCAAGCGGTCGCTGATGGTCGCCATCGGCAGTGCCGGGACCGGGAAGACGACCTTCGGCCTCCAGTTCCTGCAGGAGGCACTGGAGAACGGCGAGAGCGCGGTCTACATCACGCTCGAAGAGAGCCGCGAGGCAATCCTCTCGACGGCCGAAGAGAAGGGCTGGCCCTTCCGCAAATACGACCGAGAGGGCCGACTGGCGATCATCGCGCTCGACCCCATCGAGATGGCGAACAGCCTCGCGAGCATCCGGAACGACCTCCCACGGCTCATCGACGACTTCGGGGCCTCGCGGCTCGTCCTCGACTCGGTGTCGCTCCTGGAGATGATGTACGACCATCCGTCGAAACGCCGCAGCGAGGTCTTCGACTTCACGCGCTCGCTGAAAGAGGTCGGCGTGACGACGATGCTCACCTCCGAGGCGAGCGAGGAGAGTCCCTACGCCTCCCGACACGGTATCGTCGAGTATCTCACCGACGCCGTGTTCGTCCTCCAGTACGTCCGCCCGTCGGACTTCCGCGAGACGCGGCTGGCCGTCGAGATTCAGAAGATACGGGACGCCAACCACTCCCGCGAGACGAAGCCCTACGAGATCACGAACGAGGGTATCAGCGTCTACCGGCAGGCGAACATCTTCTGA